A single region of the Oscillospiraceae bacterium genome encodes:
- a CDS encoding histidine triad nucleotide-binding protein, protein MMDCIFCKIIAGEIPSKKVYEDDTIFAFYDINPQAKIHVLVVPKQHICCANAINADNSGAVAAVFEAIPKIARQLGIDSYRVINNCGEKAGQSVLHLHFHLLYDEKLGAKIL, encoded by the coding sequence ATTATGGACTGTATTTTCTGCAAAATCATTGCCGGTGAGATTCCGAGCAAAAAGGTCTATGAAGACGACACAATTTTCGCCTTTTACGACATCAACCCGCAGGCCAAAATCCATGTTCTGGTGGTTCCGAAACAGCATATCTGCTGTGCCAATGCGATCAATGCCGACAACTCCGGCGCGGTTGCGGCGGTGTTCGAGGCGATTCCGAAGATTGCGAGACAACTCGGTATCGACAGTTACCGTGTAATCAACAACTGCGGTGAAAAAGCCGGACAGAGCGTTTTACACCTGCATTTCCATTTGCTTTACGACGAAAAACTCGGCGCTAAAATT